One window from the genome of Rufibacter tibetensis encodes:
- a CDS encoding nucleotide sugar dehydrogenase: protein MYQQLLNKEAKLAVIGLGYVGLPIALEFAKKISVIGFDINAKRVELMKNNVDPSGELDSSAFEGCDITFTHDLEELREARFFIVAVPTPIDAYALPDLKPLLGASTTVGKVLKEGDYVVFESTVYPGCTEEDCIPVLERESGLKFPTDFKVGYSPERINPGDKEHTLTKIVKVVSGCDEESLDIIAKVYELVIQAGVHRASSIKVAEAAKIIENTQRDVNIALMNELSIIFDRMNINTYEVLEASGTKWNFLKFFPGLVGGHCIGVDPYYLTYKAKALGYDSKIILSGRTINDGMGAYVASKAIKMMIKEGKAISKAKVLVMGATFKENVEDIRNSKVADVVNELKSFGVQVDVVDPYASSSDLEHEYGFALTANPSNDYDAVVVAVNHKDYLGHDENYFKSISADNPIVIDLKGIYRGKINTLPYWSL, encoded by the coding sequence GTGTACCAACAACTCCTCAATAAAGAAGCCAAGCTAGCAGTCATCGGGTTAGGATATGTAGGACTTCCCATTGCCCTGGAGTTCGCCAAAAAGATAAGTGTGATTGGGTTTGACATCAATGCCAAGCGAGTAGAGTTGATGAAGAACAACGTAGATCCCAGCGGAGAACTGGACTCGTCTGCGTTTGAAGGATGTGACATTACCTTCACCCATGACCTGGAAGAACTTAGAGAAGCCCGTTTCTTTATTGTAGCGGTGCCTACGCCTATTGACGCTTATGCGCTACCAGACCTGAAGCCTTTGCTCGGAGCTTCTACTACTGTAGGAAAAGTTCTGAAGGAAGGTGATTACGTAGTATTTGAATCAACTGTATATCCAGGTTGCACCGAGGAAGACTGTATTCCGGTCCTGGAGAGAGAGTCTGGCCTTAAGTTCCCAACAGATTTCAAAGTAGGTTATTCTCCAGAACGCATCAACCCAGGTGATAAAGAGCACACCCTTACCAAGATTGTGAAGGTGGTGTCTGGCTGCGATGAAGAGTCCTTGGATATCATTGCCAAGGTATATGAACTGGTGATTCAGGCGGGTGTGCACCGTGCTTCTTCTATCAAAGTAGCGGAGGCTGCCAAAATCATAGAAAATACGCAGCGTGATGTGAACATCGCTTTGATGAATGAGCTTTCCATCATCTTTGACCGGATGAACATCAATACCTATGAGGTATTGGAGGCATCCGGAACCAAGTGGAATTTCCTTAAATTCTTCCCAGGTTTAGTAGGTGGTCACTGCATTGGCGTGGATCCTTATTACCTGACCTACAAAGCGAAAGCTTTAGGGTACGATTCTAAAATCATCCTGAGTGGCCGTACCATCAATGACGGAATGGGCGCGTATGTGGCCAGCAAAGCCATCAAGATGATGATTAAAGAAGGAAAGGCTATCTCCAAAGCTAAGGTGTTGGTAATGGGGGCTACCTTCAAAGAGAACGTAGAGGATATCCGGAATTCCAAAGTAGCCGATGTAGTCAACGAGCTGAAAAGCTTTGGAGTGCAGGTAGACGTGGTAGATCCATATGCCTCTTCTTCTGATCTGGAGCACGAGTACGGTTTTGCCTTGACAGCAAATCCAAGCAATGATTATGATGCCGTAGTGGTGGCCGTGAATCATAAAGACTACTTGGGCCATGATGAGAACTACTTCAAGAGTATCTCCGCCGATAATCCTATTGTGATTGATCTGAAAGGAATTTATCGCGGAAAAATCAATACATTGCCTTACTGGAGTCTATAA
- a CDS encoding acyltransferase, with protein sequence MTQPAPPYTAHETAVIDEGCQIGEGTRIWHFSHIMSDCVIGKRCNIGQNVVISPGVILGENVKIQNNVSIYTGVVCEDDVFLGPSMVFTNVLNPRSAINRRGEYLITVVQKGASIGANATVVCGHTIGAYALIGAGAVVTKDVPPYALVYGNPSKQHGWVSEAGHKLAFDNHNEALCPETGEKYTLENNRVTKLSIQID encoded by the coding sequence ATGACACAACCTGCTCCCCCGTACACTGCCCATGAAACCGCCGTTATTGACGAGGGTTGCCAGATTGGAGAAGGTACCAGAATATGGCATTTTTCGCATATTATGTCTGATTGCGTGATAGGAAAGCGCTGCAACATCGGGCAGAACGTAGTCATTTCCCCGGGAGTCATCTTAGGGGAGAACGTCAAAATCCAAAACAATGTGTCGATTTACACGGGTGTGGTCTGTGAAGATGATGTCTTCTTAGGTCCTTCTATGGTGTTTACCAATGTGCTTAACCCCAGAAGTGCCATTAACCGCCGGGGAGAGTATTTGATAACAGTAGTACAAAAAGGTGCCAGTATAGGAGCCAATGCCACTGTAGTGTGTGGGCATACCATTGGGGCCTATGCACTTATTGGTGCCGGAGCAGTTGTGACCAAAGATGTGCCTCCTTACGCGCTGGTGTACGGGAACCCTTCTAAACAGCACGGCTGGGTAAGTGAAGCAGGTCATAAACTGGCCTTTGATAATCATAATGAAGCTCTCTGCCCCGAAACAGGCGAGAAATACACGTTAGAGAATAATAGAGTAACTAAATTATCCATTCAAATAGATTAA
- the prmC gene encoding peptide chain release factor N(5)-glutamine methyltransferase — protein sequence MPTVEASLENLSSQLEALYEKPEARTIAEWVLQHVLEVGRFDLLQRRKEEVPKDLQVQVQKYQGRLLQHEPLQYVLGEAFFYGRDFHVTPAVLIPRPETEELVQRVIKTYQHHPQVKLLDIGTGSGCIPITLAAELPTAQVWGLDVSPEALVVAKMNAQKLEQQVTWLQQDILQELPAVEAGSLDAVISNPPYVLEEEKSLMRQNVLDFEPHLALFVPNEAPLLFYRRIATVAQTLLTPGGKLFFEINERFSQSAVEMLRQLGYQEVKVFEDLRGKERMTEAVWR from the coding sequence ATGCCTACTGTTGAAGCTTCCTTAGAAAACCTTTCCTCCCAGTTAGAGGCGCTGTACGAAAAACCCGAAGCCCGCACCATAGCGGAATGGGTGTTGCAGCACGTGTTGGAGGTAGGTAGGTTTGATCTGCTGCAAAGACGAAAGGAAGAAGTACCTAAAGATCTTCAGGTGCAAGTTCAAAAGTATCAGGGACGGCTATTACAACATGAACCTCTGCAATATGTGTTGGGAGAGGCTTTCTTTTATGGCCGTGATTTCCATGTAACTCCCGCAGTTCTTATTCCCCGGCCAGAAACAGAGGAACTGGTGCAGCGGGTAATTAAAACCTATCAGCACCACCCACAAGTGAAGTTGCTGGACATAGGAACCGGAAGCGGGTGTATCCCTATCACCTTGGCGGCCGAGCTGCCTACTGCGCAGGTTTGGGGACTAGACGTTTCCCCTGAAGCCTTAGTCGTTGCCAAGATGAACGCGCAAAAGCTGGAGCAGCAGGTCACTTGGCTACAGCAGGACATCTTGCAAGAGCTTCCGGCTGTAGAGGCAGGTAGCTTAGATGCGGTCATCAGTAATCCACCGTACGTGCTGGAGGAAGAAAAGAGCCTGATGCGCCAAAACGTGCTGGACTTTGAGCCACACCTGGCCCTGTTCGTGCCGAATGAAGCCCCCCTGCTTTTCTACCGACGGATTGCTACAGTGGCACAAACCTTACTTACCCCAGGAGGAAAGCTGTTCTTTGAGATAAATGAGCGTTTTTCCCAAAGTGCCGTTGAAATGCTTCGGCAGCTGGGTTACCAAGAGGTGAAGGTATTTGAAGACCTGAGGGGAAAAGAAAGAATGACGGAAGCTGTCTGGAGATAA
- the ribD gene encoding bifunctional diaminohydroxyphosphoribosylaminopyrimidine deaminase/5-amino-6-(5-phosphoribosylamino)uracil reductase RibD, with product MNTDEKYMQRALDLAALGTGEARPNPIVGCVVVHDHKIIGEGWHQKYGGPHAEVNALNSVQDKSLLPHSRVYVTLEPCSHFGKTPPCADFLIQHGVRDVVICNTDPNPLVAGRGIRKLIDAGCKVHIGVLEEEGLELNRRFFTFQTKKRPYLVLKWAQSADGFIALPNCQPYQISGPLAKQLVHKWRTEEQGILVGTRTALFDNPQLNVRHWPGQAPLRIAIDKQLQIPATHHLLDDSQPTLLYTLKEKESTGQTEYITLSPENTFLDQLLADLYTRNIQSVLVEGGTALLETLLERNLWHEIRVFHSPVTLTDGVKAPQLPTMGFASRRIVGDDELITYRNHFS from the coding sequence ATGAATACCGACGAGAAATACATGCAGCGGGCTTTGGACTTGGCGGCCCTCGGCACTGGAGAGGCTCGGCCTAACCCTATTGTAGGGTGTGTGGTGGTGCATGACCATAAAATAATTGGCGAGGGATGGCACCAGAAATATGGCGGTCCGCACGCCGAAGTTAACGCCCTCAACAGCGTCCAAGACAAGAGCCTGCTCCCTCATAGCCGGGTGTATGTCACGCTGGAGCCCTGTTCTCATTTTGGCAAGACTCCGCCCTGCGCCGATTTCCTGATCCAGCACGGAGTACGCGATGTGGTGATCTGCAACACAGACCCTAATCCGTTGGTGGCCGGCAGAGGAATCAGAAAGTTGATTGACGCAGGCTGCAAGGTACATATTGGCGTCTTGGAAGAGGAAGGCCTGGAGCTTAACCGTCGTTTTTTCACCTTTCAGACAAAGAAGCGGCCTTATTTGGTATTGAAGTGGGCCCAATCTGCAGACGGGTTTATTGCATTGCCTAACTGCCAGCCTTACCAGATATCAGGCCCCTTGGCAAAGCAGCTAGTGCATAAATGGCGCACTGAGGAGCAGGGCATTTTAGTAGGTACCCGCACTGCTCTTTTTGACAACCCTCAGCTAAATGTCCGGCACTGGCCGGGGCAGGCACCTTTGAGAATTGCCATAGACAAACAATTGCAAATTCCAGCCACGCATCATTTATTAGACGACAGCCAGCCTACCCTACTTTACACCTTGAAAGAAAAGGAGAGCACAGGCCAAACTGAATATATTACCCTTTCCCCTGAGAACACCTTTTTGGATCAACTACTAGCGGACTTGTACACCCGAAACATTCAATCTGTGTTAGTAGAAGGCGGAACAGCATTATTGGAAACGCTTCTGGAGAGAAACCTATGGCATGAAATCAGGGTATTTCACAGTCCGGTTACCTTGACAGATGGCGTCAAAGCACCACAGTTACCAACAATGGGGTTTGCCTCCAGAAGAATAGTGGGAGACGATGAACTGATCACCTATCGAAATCACTTCTCCTGA
- a CDS encoding GAF domain-containing protein: MAEDLYIDKTLSKEEKYKALLPQIEALVAPETDLIANLSNVMAALKQSFNFFWVGAYLTKENQLVLGPFQGPVACTRIPFHKGVCGACYTRRETILVPDVEAFPGHIACSSESKSEIVVPVIKDGEVKMVLDVDSDRLNDFDEVDQKYLEQIMKLAENWF; encoded by the coding sequence ATGGCTGAAGACTTATATATTGACAAGACTCTTTCCAAAGAAGAGAAATACAAAGCACTCCTGCCTCAGATAGAAGCACTAGTGGCTCCTGAAACTGATTTGATTGCAAATCTTTCAAACGTAATGGCAGCCCTGAAACAAAGCTTCAACTTTTTCTGGGTAGGCGCTTACCTGACCAAAGAGAACCAATTGGTGTTAGGCCCTTTCCAGGGACCTGTAGCTTGCACCCGAATCCCCTTCCACAAAGGCGTGTGCGGCGCTTGCTATACCCGCCGGGAAACAATCCTTGTTCCTGATGTAGAAGCTTTCCCGGGGCATATTGCCTGCAGCAGCGAATCTAAGTCTGAGATTGTGGTACCCGTGATCAAAGATGGCGAAGTAAAAATGGTGCTTGATGTGGACAGCGACCGCCTCAATGACTTTGACGAAGTAGACCAAAAGTATCTGGAGCAGATCATGAAACTGGCTGAGAATTGGTTCTAA
- a CDS encoding phosphatidylserine decarboxylase family protein — protein sequence MKIHKEGRKILFFTLLGLLVVNMLLYYFNSEHLTFNRIFSGVSFIVFLLILQFFRSPYRNLLLHEDLVVAPADGKVVVIENVEEPEYFNDVRKQISIFMSPINVHITRNPVSGIVKYFKYHPGNYFVAWHPKSSTKNERTTVVVESLAGPQVLFRQIAGAMARRIVWYVTEGDEVNQGEEFGFIKFGSRVDIFVPIDTEVKVQLGQKTKGGQTVIAQLKTSNSGSFFG from the coding sequence ATGAAAATTCATAAAGAAGGAAGAAAGATTCTGTTTTTTACCCTGTTAGGATTGCTGGTGGTGAACATGTTGCTTTACTATTTCAACAGCGAGCACCTGACCTTTAACAGAATCTTCTCCGGTGTTTCCTTTATTGTTTTCCTGCTTATTCTGCAGTTTTTCCGGAGCCCGTACCGTAACCTGCTTTTGCATGAAGATTTAGTAGTAGCTCCCGCCGATGGGAAAGTGGTGGTGATTGAGAACGTGGAAGAGCCCGAATACTTCAACGATGTCCGGAAGCAGATTTCCATCTTCATGTCACCCATTAACGTGCACATTACCCGTAACCCTGTTTCTGGTATTGTAAAGTATTTCAAATATCACCCCGGAAACTACTTTGTAGCCTGGCACCCTAAGTCCAGCACAAAGAACGAACGCACCACAGTAGTGGTAGAGTCCTTGGCCGGACCTCAGGTGTTGTTCCGGCAGATTGCCGGAGCCATGGCCCGCCGTATTGTGTGGTATGTAACCGAAGGTGATGAAGTAAACCAAGGTGAAGAATTTGGCTTCATCAAGTTCGGCTCACGGGTAGATATCTTCGTACCAATTGACACAGAAGTAAAGGTGCAACTAGGCCAGAAAACCAAAGGTGGCCAAACCGTGATTGCCCAGCTCAAAACCAGCAACTCCGGTTCTTTCTTCGGATAA
- a CDS encoding Glu/Leu/Phe/Val family dehydrogenase encodes MAYKEPAPIKDKENPFESMMSRFNIAAEVLGLDDDTYEVLKSPARQVIVNLPVTMDDGSVRVFEGFRVVHSTILGPSKGGIRYDQGVFLDEVKALAAWMTWKCAVVDIPYGGAKGGIVCDPSSMSAGELERLTRAYTVALIDTFGPDQDIPAPDMGTGPREMAWLMDEYSKTKGMTVNSVVTGKPLVLGGSLGRVEATGRGVMVSAMAAMEVLGMDPTEATAAVQGFGNVGSWAAKLLSERGVRILGVSDVSGAYWNENGINIDEAIAYKNAHHGRLEGYAGAEPISNDELLTSAVDLLVPAAVEDVITARNADQIQAKLIVEGANGPTSANADRIINEKGIMVVPDILANSGGVTVSYFEWVQNRLGYKWSLDMVTERSDRIMTEAFNKVYATSQKYGVPMRIAAYIVAIDKVAQTYKFRGGF; translated from the coding sequence ATGGCTTATAAAGAGCCTGCTCCTATCAAGGACAAAGAGAATCCTTTTGAGTCCATGATGTCCCGTTTCAACATTGCGGCGGAAGTGCTGGGCTTGGATGATGATACCTATGAAGTTCTGAAATCGCCTGCTCGTCAGGTGATTGTGAATTTGCCTGTGACCATGGATGATGGCAGCGTGCGGGTGTTTGAAGGGTTCAGGGTAGTGCACTCTACCATTTTAGGTCCGTCAAAAGGAGGTATCCGCTATGACCAAGGAGTGTTCCTGGATGAGGTGAAAGCGTTGGCTGCCTGGATGACCTGGAAATGTGCTGTTGTTGATATTCCATACGGTGGAGCCAAAGGGGGCATTGTCTGTGATCCTTCTTCCATGTCGGCTGGTGAGTTGGAGCGCCTAACTCGCGCCTATACCGTGGCCCTGATTGATACTTTCGGCCCTGACCAAGACATTCCAGCCCCTGATATGGGGACTGGTCCCCGTGAAATGGCGTGGTTGATGGATGAGTACTCTAAAACCAAAGGCATGACCGTGAACTCTGTAGTAACAGGTAAACCATTGGTACTGGGTGGTTCTTTAGGTCGGGTAGAGGCTACCGGGCGCGGTGTGATGGTGTCTGCCATGGCGGCTATGGAAGTATTGGGCATGGATCCCACTGAAGCTACTGCTGCTGTGCAGGGCTTCGGGAACGTAGGCTCTTGGGCTGCGAAATTGCTGTCTGAGCGAGGTGTGAGGATTCTGGGCGTAAGTGACGTAAGCGGTGCTTATTGGAACGAGAACGGAATTAACATTGACGAAGCGATCGCCTACAAAAACGCGCATCATGGCCGTTTGGAAGGATACGCCGGGGCAGAGCCGATTAGTAATGATGAATTATTAACCTCAGCCGTTGATCTATTGGTGCCCGCTGCCGTAGAAGATGTGATTACTGCCCGTAACGCAGACCAGATTCAGGCCAAATTGATAGTGGAAGGTGCAAACGGCCCTACTTCGGCCAACGCTGACCGGATCATTAACGAGAAGGGTATCATGGTAGTGCCAGACATTCTGGCCAACTCTGGTGGGGTAACTGTCTCTTATTTTGAGTGGGTGCAGAACCGCTTGGGCTACAAATGGAGCCTTGACATGGTGACCGAACGCTCTGACCGGATAATGACAGAAGCCTTCAATAAAGTATATGCTACGTCACAGAAATACGGTGTTCCTATGCGAATTGCCGCTTACATTGTTGCCATTGACAAAGTGGCGCAGACCTATAAATTCCGGGGTGGCTTCTAA
- a CDS encoding phosphatidate cytidylyltransferase, which translates to MEEIRKPLNNLQLRLLAGVLGGAVFVGGIYLSEWTFFLLFLVLTLLGLLEFYRLLSAKGFQPNRVIGALLGVGLYVMGFAIKHDDISSDWLFLVPPVMLLALIAELYRKKEQPFTNVALTLVGVFYIAAPFSLLHVLAFLPGRYSWQIILGVMFLIWASDTGAYAAGKTFGKNKLFPRISPGKTWEGWVGGVLLSLGVAWILSMFYHDLALWHWLGVAVLVSVFGVLGDLVESMLKRSLDVKDSGTLIPGHGGILDRFDSLILVVPFLVAFLELVH; encoded by the coding sequence ATGGAAGAAATCAGAAAACCATTAAATAATCTTCAATTGCGCCTGTTAGCCGGAGTACTGGGTGGGGCTGTCTTTGTGGGGGGCATCTATCTAAGCGAGTGGACGTTTTTCCTGCTGTTTCTGGTGCTCACGCTACTGGGGCTGCTGGAGTTTTACCGCCTGCTTTCGGCAAAAGGGTTTCAACCCAACAGAGTTATTGGAGCCCTTTTAGGAGTAGGGCTGTATGTGATGGGCTTTGCCATCAAACACGACGATATTTCCAGTGACTGGCTTTTTCTGGTTCCCCCTGTCATGCTGCTGGCGCTTATTGCAGAACTCTACCGGAAAAAAGAACAGCCCTTTACCAACGTGGCCCTTACGCTGGTGGGGGTTTTTTATATTGCGGCTCCGTTTTCGTTGCTGCACGTACTGGCTTTTCTGCCTGGTAGATACAGTTGGCAGATCATTTTAGGCGTTATGTTCCTGATTTGGGCTTCAGATACCGGGGCCTATGCAGCCGGCAAAACCTTTGGGAAGAATAAATTATTTCCACGTATTTCGCCCGGCAAAACCTGGGAAGGCTGGGTTGGCGGCGTGCTCCTCTCTTTAGGCGTAGCCTGGATTTTATCTATGTTCTACCATGATCTGGCCCTATGGCATTGGCTGGGCGTGGCGGTGTTGGTGTCTGTGTTTGGGGTTTTAGGTGATTTGGTAGAGTCTATGCTGAAGCGAAGTCTGGATGTGAAAGACTCTGGCACCTTAATTCCTGGACACGGCGGCATTCTGGACCGCTTTGACAGCCTTATTCTGGTAGTTCCTTTTCTGGTGGCCTTTCTGGAACTGGTCCATTAA
- a CDS encoding CPBP family intramembrane glutamic endopeptidase, translating into MKGFISPSMHPFKSLLLFTGFVVAGLFIGNFLAMVLIKVVWGYGLVEVSNMLAKPSAYPESRSALVLFQGMVHLVGFTIASLAFLRVNSSKPAAFLSPRMTVPFYLLLGSAVLMLVIMPAASWLVHWNANVDFPPLLDAFERWAKAKEDTLRELTLELTKINTIPQLILGLVVFAVLPAIGEELAFRGIIQQELYRWWRNPHLAIWVSAIIFGIIHMQFYGVVPRVMLGVLFGYLYWWSGNIWVPIVGHFINNGFMVLMMFLAQRQAVSVNVESTEPETWTVSLISLAISVALLFSLYNAFRRLPPLRVEEEARF; encoded by the coding sequence ATGAAAGGTTTCATCTCGCCTAGTATGCATCCGTTTAAGTCGCTTCTGTTGTTTACAGGGTTTGTGGTAGCGGGACTGTTCATCGGAAATTTTCTGGCGATGGTTTTGATCAAGGTGGTGTGGGGCTATGGCTTAGTAGAAGTCTCCAACATGCTGGCTAAACCTTCGGCGTACCCGGAGAGCCGCAGTGCCTTGGTGTTGTTTCAGGGAATGGTGCATTTGGTGGGGTTCACCATTGCCTCACTGGCCTTCCTGCGGGTGAATTCAAGTAAACCGGCAGCCTTTCTTTCGCCCCGCATGACGGTGCCCTTCTATTTGCTTTTGGGCAGTGCGGTGCTCATGCTGGTCATTATGCCGGCCGCCTCCTGGTTGGTGCACTGGAATGCGAATGTAGATTTTCCGCCTTTGTTAGATGCCTTTGAACGGTGGGCGAAAGCCAAGGAAGATACTTTGCGTGAATTAACCCTGGAACTGACCAAAATTAACACCATTCCGCAATTAATATTAGGCTTGGTGGTATTTGCGGTGCTGCCAGCCATTGGCGAAGAACTGGCATTTAGGGGAATTATTCAGCAGGAACTGTACCGCTGGTGGCGGAACCCGCACCTGGCTATCTGGGTGTCTGCCATCATCTTCGGGATTATCCACATGCAGTTTTATGGGGTAGTGCCGCGTGTCATGCTGGGGGTGCTGTTTGGCTACCTGTACTGGTGGTCTGGCAACATCTGGGTGCCTATTGTAGGGCACTTTATCAACAATGGCTTTATGGTGCTGATGATGTTCCTGGCGCAGCGCCAGGCGGTGAGCGTAAACGTGGAGTCAACGGAGCCGGAAACATGGACCGTGTCACTGATCTCCCTGGCTATAAGCGTGGCTCTTCTATTTAGCTTGTACAACGCCTTCCGCCGATTGCCTCCTCTTAGGGTAGAGGAAGAAGCCCGTTTTTAA
- the dusB gene encoding tRNA dihydrouridine synthase DusB: MVKIGKIELPDFPLLLAPMEDVSDPPFRAVCKANGADLMYTEFISSEGLIRDAAKSRQKLDIFDYEQPIGIQIFGSDIDSMRESAVISAQVGPDLIDINYGCPVKNVACKGAGAALLRDIPKMVAMTSAIVQAVEPFGLPVTVKTRLGWDESTKNVEEVAERLQDIGIKALTVHGRTRVQMYKGEADWTLIRKIKENPRIQIPIFGNGDIDTPEKAVAYKEQFGVDGIMIGRASIGYPWIFREIKHYVQTGGLLAPPTIQERIDMCKMHFDKGLEWKGPRLGIFEMRRHYANYFRGLPNVKGYRTRLVQTEDPQEIYAILDEIANSMEYAEV; encoded by the coding sequence GTGGTAAAAATCGGCAAGATAGAGCTTCCGGACTTCCCGCTACTGCTGGCACCTATGGAAGACGTTAGCGATCCGCCATTTAGGGCAGTGTGCAAGGCCAACGGCGCCGACTTAATGTATACGGAGTTCATCTCCTCTGAAGGCCTCATCCGCGATGCCGCCAAGAGCCGTCAGAAACTAGACATCTTTGACTACGAGCAACCCATCGGCATCCAGATTTTCGGCTCTGATATTGATTCTATGCGGGAGTCTGCAGTAATCTCAGCGCAGGTAGGTCCGGATCTAATTGATATCAACTACGGTTGCCCGGTAAAGAATGTGGCCTGCAAAGGCGCAGGCGCGGCCTTGCTCCGCGATATTCCTAAAATGGTGGCCATGACCTCGGCCATTGTGCAGGCAGTAGAACCGTTTGGCTTGCCAGTAACTGTAAAAACCCGTTTGGGCTGGGACGAGTCCACCAAGAACGTGGAAGAAGTGGCTGAACGTTTGCAGGACATCGGCATCAAGGCATTGACCGTGCACGGACGCACCCGCGTGCAGATGTACAAAGGCGAAGCCGACTGGACCTTAATCCGGAAAATAAAAGAAAATCCCCGCATCCAGATCCCCATCTTCGGGAACGGAGACATTGACACGCCGGAGAAAGCCGTTGCCTACAAAGAGCAGTTCGGGGTAGATGGCATCATGATTGGTCGTGCTTCTATTGGCTATCCTTGGATATTCCGAGAGATCAAGCATTATGTGCAAACCGGTGGGTTGCTGGCGCCTCCTACCATTCAGGAGCGCATTGACATGTGCAAGATGCATTTTGACAAAGGTTTGGAGTGGAAAGGTCCGCGGCTGGGCATCTTTGAGATGCGCCGCCATTACGCTAATTACTTCAGGGGCCTGCCCAATGTGAAAGGGTATCGCACCCGCTTGGTGCAGACTGAGGACCCGCAGGAAATTTACGCCATCTTAGATGAGATTGCGAACTCTATGGAGTACGCGGAGGTGTAA
- a CDS encoding DMT family transporter has product MSTHTTSPTVNNPAASTPALAWVILIGLALIWGTSFILIKKGLEVFSSDELGAIRISIATLALLPFALKGFKAPKPGQWKFLLLSGLIGNLIPAFLFAYAETKLASGLAGVLNSLTALFTLIIGAIFFQQKITLLRVLGILIGISGTAVLIFSGIAQETSSNSFYGLYVVLATVLYGGSLNIIKHCLAGIKPLTMASLALLTVGPIAFAYLCTTPALDKLATQPAAWEALGYITLLAVFSTAIGLVFYNKLIHMTNTLFASTSTYLMPIVALIWGVADGETIHLTHYIGMAIILGGVLLVNRAK; this is encoded by the coding sequence GTGTCTACTCATACTACTTCCCCTACTGTTAACAATCCTGCTGCCTCTACTCCTGCGCTCGCGTGGGTGATTCTGATTGGCTTGGCGCTTATTTGGGGTACCTCGTTTATTCTGATCAAGAAAGGGCTGGAAGTATTTTCATCTGATGAGTTAGGAGCTATCCGGATATCGATTGCCACTCTGGCGCTGCTGCCTTTTGCTCTGAAAGGGTTTAAAGCACCCAAACCAGGGCAATGGAAGTTTCTGCTCTTGAGCGGATTGATTGGCAATCTGATACCAGCGTTTCTTTTCGCGTACGCTGAGACGAAGCTGGCAAGTGGTTTGGCAGGTGTACTGAACTCGTTGACGGCGTTGTTCACGCTCATTATTGGCGCCATCTTTTTTCAGCAGAAAATTACCCTCCTGCGGGTATTGGGTATCTTGATTGGAATAAGTGGAACGGCCGTTTTGATCTTCTCAGGCATTGCGCAGGAGACCTCGTCTAACTCTTTCTACGGCTTGTACGTGGTGTTAGCCACGGTGCTGTACGGCGGAAGTTTGAATATCATCAAACATTGTTTGGCGGGCATCAAGCCTCTGACCATGGCTAGCCTGGCTTTATTGACAGTGGGCCCTATTGCTTTTGCGTATCTCTGCACCACTCCTGCGCTGGACAAGTTGGCTACGCAGCCTGCAGCCTGGGAGGCTTTAGGCTATATCACCTTACTGGCTGTGTTCAGCACAGCAATAGGGCTGGTATTCTACAACAAGCTCATCCATATGACCAATACGCTTTTCGCGAGTACTTCTACCTACTTGATGCCTATTGTGGCCTTAATTTGGGGCGTGGCCGATGGAGAAACCATCCATTTGACGCACTACATAGGCATGGCGATTATTCTGGGAGGAGTTTTGCTAGTGAACAGAGCCAAATAA